Genomic DNA from Prunus persica cultivar Lovell chromosome G1, Prunus_persica_NCBIv2, whole genome shotgun sequence:
TCTCCAACACTCTCAGTGTCACTGAGAGAGAATATGAATCTGTTCTCCAATCCATCCAGCCAACCAACCAACGAATCTAGTGGAGAGAACTAGGCTTGGAGGAAAACACGAAAGAATCAATGCTGTCTCTGCTGTGACGATTTGTGCGGCTATGAAATCATATCCTCTCCTCAATTCCCTAGTAATATACTTGAACCACTTGAACCAGAAtcatcactttcatttttagcatataaatcataaaaaagaGCTCCATATCCACAAAAGCCAACTTTCTTATAAAGTCGTCAAACAAGTATAGTATATTTTAACCAAAGTCGTctacaacacaacacaatgACTGTAACTCACATTAACAAGATAAATAAGGGGTCAAATTACCAATCTAGATCCCCATGCATGGCCCATCCATGACACAAGGATCCATATCGGTGAAAGAGGCTGAAGAAAGGACAGAGAGGAAGAGTGGACTTTTTAGCTCACAGCCAAATGGAGTCAGAGGGAAATTTGACCGTCTGGGAAAAGACACACACAGTCTTTACTCTGGGCCCAGCATTGCCCCAAGCCCATTCAGATCCTTCCTTCCTCACTTCTCAGAAAGGTAGCATCCGCATCCACCTTTGTTTCTGAACACTggcccaaaaaaaacacacatttATATCACTAAAATCCAAAaggctagctagctagctaatAGCCATGCAAcaaaaatgtatttaaaacATAGCAGACATATTATTGATTGATCACTATGATATCTGTCTGACCGTGAAACATAGAATCTAAAActtgtaaaaaaaacaaggattAGTAAAACGTAAACTTGGATAATACTGGGATTAGTAAGGAGGAAGAAATTATATCACGTCAAAGTAAAACTGGTGAAAGCTGACACGGGAGGGCAGGGACGAGAAGAGACATCTCTGCCACTGCCAGCAGCAATATTATCAAGTATCTGTCATTCAGACGACCACCCCATCACGCCGTCAAAACACAACCTATCCCATTATCCCATTGAGAGAGGAAAAAGTACAAGCCATTAACGCCGTCAATCTCAACGTCCACTTCAGTCTGCCCAGTACCTGTACGAATATACAAGGCGCGCCCTAGTCCACACAGAGACTTAACCATCCGTCTAGCACCGTGAACTGAGTAGGGTACTGTGGGGCCCGCAACCCAAACTGCCCGGTCTTACTGGGCAGACGGACAGACGGACCTATAGCTATGCTTGCTACAGGACATGAAATTACAAGCGTCCCTCCCTCATGCAAGATGCAACTCGCTTTCTCCCAATCTCATCACTTCCCAGTTTTTCCATTTGTTTAtccattattataattattattcaaCTTTGACGCTGATACTTCTTCGATTCTCCTCCCAATTTCCCAAAGGCCAAACCACCACCATATTATTGCATTGTGCTCAACTTCGCATATATACAAGTAACGCTATCTGCAGAAGCAGAAAGAACGAAACAAGGAACCAACATCACCATTAATTAAAGATGGTAAGCTCCAGTTGCTGCCAGATTCTCACCATTTGCTTtatgattttccttttgtgCTCAGCCTGCGGCGGATACAGTGACCTTCACGCACTGTTGAAACTCAAGTCCGCCATGATTGGACCCAAAGGTTCAGGCCTCGAGGACTGGAACACTTCGTCGTTGTCTCCCTCATCTCACTGCTCCTTCTCCGGAGTTTCGTGCGACCGCGACTTCCGAGTGGTTGCTCTCAACGTCTCCAATCAGCCTCTGTTAGGCACTCTTCCGCCGGAGATTGGGCTCCTCAACAAGCTGGTCAACCTCACAATCGCCGGAGACAACATCACAGGGAGGCTTCCAATGCAGATGGCCAACCTCACCGCTCTCAGGCACTTGAACATCTCCAACAACGTCTTCAGGGGCAGATTCCCCGGCAATATCACGCTCCAAATGACGGAGCTCCAAGTTCTCGACGCCTACAACAACAACTTCACGGGCACACTTCCTTTGGAGATCGTCAATCTCAAAAACCTCAAACATCTCCAACTAGGCGGGAACTACTTCACCGGCAACATCCCCGAAACTTACTCGGAGATGCAGAGCTTGGAGCATTTCGGCCTCAACGGCAACTGGCTCACCGGAAAGTTCCCGGCGAGCTTGGCTCGTTTGAAAAATCTCAAGGAAATGTACGTCGGCTACTTTAACAGTTACGACGGCGGAATTCCGCCGGAGTTGGGATCGTTGAGCTCTCTGCAGGTCCTCGACATGGCCAGCTGTAACCTCAGCGGCACCATACCCACCAATCTCAGCCTTTTGAAGAATTTGAACTCTCTGTTTTTACAGGTAAATCGTCTCAGCGGCGGCATACCTCCGGAATTATCTGGCTTGGTCAGCCTCATGTCTTTGGATCTCTCCATCAACGATCTCACCGGAGAGATACCCCAGAGCTTCTCAGAGCTGAAGAACATCACGCTTATCAATTTGTACAAGAACAATCTTTACGGCCCAATTCCCAGGTTCGTCGGTGATTTTCCTCATCTGGAGGTGCTTCAGGTTTGGGAGAACAACTTCACGTTCGAGCTGCCGGAGAATCTCGGCCGGAACGGAAGGCTCAAGGACCTCGATATCACCGGAAACCACATCACCGGGTTGATTCCTCGGGATTTGTGCAAAGGAGGGCAGTTGAAGACGGCGATCCTGATGGATAACCACTTCTTCGGCCCCATTCCTGAGGAACTCGGCCGGTGCAAATCGCTCGTCAAAATTCGAATGATGAAAAACACTCTCACTGGAACTATTCCTGCTGGCATTTTCAGTTTGCCTAATGTAAGTATGATCGAGCTCAATGATAACTACTTGTCTGGCCAACTTCCAGAGCAAATGTCTGGGGGCTTACTTGGAATTCTCACTCTTTCTCGGAATCGGATTTCCGGGAAAATCCCGCCGGCGATTGGAAATCTCAAGAGTTTGCAAACTCTTTCCTTGGAGATGAACAGATTTTCGGGTGAAATTCCGACGGAGATATTTGATCTGAAGTCGTTGTCGAAGATCAACATCAGCGCCAACAACCTCAGCAGTGAAATACCGGCTTCAATTTCTCAGTGTTCCTCTCTAGCCTTGGCTGATCTTAGTCGAAACAATCTGATTGGGGAAATTCCGAGAGACATCTACAAGCTGAGAGTCCTGAGCATTCTCAATTTGTCTAGCAACCAACTCACGGGCGAAATTCCCAATGAAATTCGCAATATGACCAGCCTCACAACGCTTGATCTCTCCGATAACAACTTCATCGGCAAAATCCCAACCGGCGGTCAGTTTATGGTCTTCAACGACACGTCGTTTGCTGGAAACCCTTATCTCTGTTCCCCGCAGCGCCACGTCCAGTGCCCGTCGTTTCCACACCACAAGGCGTTTGGTTCGTCCAGGATCGCTCTTGTCGTAATTGGACTCGCTACGGTTCTGCTATTCTTGTTTATCACCGTGTATAGaatgagaaggagagagatgcATAAATCTAGGGCTTGGAGGCTCACCGCCTTCCAACGGCTCGATTTCAAGGCCGAGGACGTGCTGGAGTGTTTGAAGGAAGAGAACATCATAGGCAAAGGCGGTGCTGGGATTGTGTACCGCGGGTCCATGCCAGACGGCGTTGACGTGGCAATCAAACGGCTAGTGGGGCGGGGCACCGGACGTAACTGTAACGATCACGGTTTTTCGGCGGAAATAAAAACGCTGGGACGAATCAGGCACCGAAATATCGTGAGGCTGTTGGGGTACGTGTCGAACAAGGACACGAATTTGCTGTTGTACGAGTACATGCCAAATGGGAGCCTGGGGGAGCTGTTGCATGGGTCAAAGGGAGGGCATTTGCAGTGGGAGAGGAGGTACAGGATCGCTGTGGAGGCAGCCAAGGGATTGTGTTACCTCCACCATGACTGCTCACCTCTGATTATACACAGGGATGTCAAGTCCAATAACATCTTGCTGGACTCTGACTTGGAGGCCCATGTTGCCGATTTTGGGCTCGCTAAGTTCTTGCAAGATGCTGGTGCTTCCGAGTGCATGTCTTCCATTGCTGGTTCCTATGGCTACATAGCCCCAGGTACcaacttttattctttttctccttcaagacccaaccagaaattttgaattgtttttgGGCTCATGAATATGCCTTAGACTTCTACTTTCAAGTGGGATGAACATGaacttgtgtgtgtgtgtgtgtttgtttttttggtgtgaACAGAGTATGCTTACACACTGAAAGTGGACGAGAAAAGCGACGTGTACAGTTTCGGTGTGGTTCTGCTGGAGCTAATAGCCGGGAGGAAGCCGGTGGGTGAATTTGGAGACGGGGTGGATATAGTAAGGTGGGTGAGGAAAACAACATCAGAACTGTCGCAGCCGTCGGATGCCGCATCAGTACTGGCAGTGGTGGATGCAAGGCTGTGTGGGTACCCACTGGCAGGGGTGATACACTTGTTCAAGATTGCCATGATGTGCGTGGAGGATGAGAGCTCCGCAAGACCTACAATGAGGGAAGTGGTTCACATGCTCACTAATCCGCCACGCTCTGCTCCAAGCCTTCTCAACCTTTAGCGCCTACTAATATTTTTGAGTAAATAAAATCGCAGCATCCCCACCAAGTTCAAATAATTTTGTGCCAAGAGTTTGTGACTGAGTGCGTAACAAAGTAGTTGCCAATGCCATTGCCACGGTATAGTAGAAGAAGGGTtttcagacccaaaaaaaaagataaaaaaaaggagaagggtttcaaatatattattgCTTTTCACTGAAACGGatccattttccttttgtcaCTGTAAATATATGCCtcgtcttttcttcttcttcttcttgtaacTTTCTAGTGTAATATAATATGATGCTTCGGTTTGGTTATTTATTCTCTCGTAACTTGTAATGACTCTTGAAGAAGATAATAAATCACATTGGGCTATTACTTTggccttttttaaaattaaaagcgatagtaattttattgataataCATAATAAAAAGTACAGAATAGCCGCAATgccaaatataaatataacatcTCCAGTGactaaacacaaaaataaatcgGTTTGATTTGGAGAAAATTACGCATgccaaaaaaacctaaaacctCCAATTCGGCAGACAAAATCATCTGTACTCATACCTACAATACAAATCCACCGTCCAACGGTAATAACGGCAAATCTGCATCGAAAATTTGAACACTAAATACAAACATCAGCAAACTCCTATTGAGTTTCTAAGAATTATTAGACTAAAATAAACACATAAACAAAGACACTGCACCACATTCTCTCCAGCAAACTAAAGAGACTCATAGCACCAACATGGCTAAACCTCTTATTTTGCACAGGCGAAACTCGATCCCACACAAACTAGCAGCAATCACTTTTCCAACTCCAAACATTAAattggagcaaaatccaagTGAGTGGATCAAAAGCTAGGGATGGGCATCTAAAATCGAAATATTAAAATCGTATATTAACCATACCGATTTCATTAGAGGTGGCATTTTAGACCGAAAAATCGCAAAAACCAACCGACATTATACCTCATTGGAACCGCAATAGCTAAAAACCAACCGAAAATTGCGGTTTTAGAAACCAAACCTCAATTGCGGTTGCGGTATGTGATTTTTGCAACTTGCGGTTATCGCAAAccgcaaatatatatatatatttttttaaattgcatTTTAGTAGTTAGATGTTGTGTTTTAATTTGGTTGAGTTTAATCTATTATTAATATGCTTTTATGTTGTtgcttttgtgttgtgttgtgttataGATGGAGTCTAGCCACTCTAACACACCTAATACATCTAATCCCCCAAACACAAACCGATACACCCTAAACACAACCTCCACTCCAACTCATAAAGAAGGgcttcttcttataataaaatcaaCTCACCATCACCTACACTTGAGTTctccttttggtttttaactttgaattggatttttctttaggttgtaaatgcttgagaagttgaggttgaggttgttaatttatatatgcttgagaagttgaggttgtgaatttatattttttttgttaaagtaTGCTTGAACTCAAAAAGCTTCAAAAGAAGCATCAAACCTAGGCTTAAAAGTATGGaagattgaatttttatgACACAAAAAGACCATACTTAAAGATCTAAAATTGTCTAATTTATgcccaaaatattcaaatcgttttaaaccattaattcaCGGTAACCGACCGATTTTTGCGGTTTCAAAAATTACCTTACCGCAAATAATCGGTCAGTTTGCGGTTCGGGGAAAAATTTGCAGTTACCCAACCGCAACGACCCCTAGATTTCATATTGTTTCATTTGGGATGAGGAGATAATCGGTACTGTACCGTACCAATAGAATACGGTATGGTAGCAGTATCAAGTATTTGGTACCAGTCAATACCGTACCATaccaaaatataaacatgTTCAAATAGAAACATATAGTTGTTGTCATGAACTGTGAAGGAAGGAAGGAGATTTTCCAAAGTCCCATTTTACAAATTTGTAtagataaaaaagaagaatttcTTGAGGCTGCTGGGGATTTGGGTAGCTGTTGTTtacttctttttattattattatcaatgTCTATgaattgtaattttctttttgcatatTCTGTCAAATTTTCTTGGATAATCATATCTGTAAGTTCATTTTCATGGcttaattaatgtaaatttcatttccttaatttttgttttccccaTTTCTACAATTGCGTTGAGTTTTTTTACCCCATAATTAATGTCTTGCACATATAAGAAAATGTTGTAATTTAATCTGGGTAGCCAAGATTATGATTAAAAAAGTTGTGTTTTGTCTTCAAGCTTCAGTCTAAAGCTTTGGATTCTCAGGGCATATCATATGAATGAATTATGAAATTTAGTACCTATTTTTATTgtgtcattttggtaccgaaATGGTACCGATATTGATTTGGCATGGTACGGTACGGTACCAACTTTGGCAAACGATAATTCCATATTGTACCATAccgattttaatttttggtatCGGTTGCGGTATGAGCTCAATATCGTACTGTGCCCACCCATACCAAAAGCTACaacaaaattatgatgttTACGGTGGATTGCAATACTTACttcaaaaacacaaagaaaaccaaagaaaacatCACACCGCAACCATCCTAACGACAGCAAGACAcatccaagaacaaaaaaatttaccaagAACCTACAACAGAAAacacacaaataaacaaacaaaagacaagATCCAGATAGATCTGGGCAAGATGAcccaaaatccaaacaaaTCTGGGGAGAGAATAagagagggaaagaaaaataggaaaggAAAAAGGGAGATAAGGAGAGAAAGATAGAAGATGGGGAAGCTACCCACCCTCATAGGGGAGGGGCGCAGCTGCCGTGCAATTCACAATTTCACCTTCAAAGAGAGTTAAAATGCATTACCTTGGCTGAACTACCTTAATGACTAAGGTGGGTTGTAGTTTAGGGAGAATTTtgggtattaaaaaaatcaaatcaatatatttgactttttttgaggttgagaaattctaagaatgcattcataattcagtcaaaaaaatcactaGTCACAAATAACCAATACAAACTAGAGTTTAGAGTCAATActttcattttataatatgtgccttttggtttcattaatatgtatttgttttgtattaaACCTTATTGGAAATTAGCATTTATCCATGCACTTGAGGTCCTAGGTTTGATTCCTTCCTTGAaaaatatcgcttgtataaaaagaaacaaagcgtattaaaaataagttaatgaaattatgaactaGCGtgatttatataatttaatatataattttatttctagaAATACTATAGAAAAtggaagtaaaaaaaaatatatcattaGATTTTAAGATAATAACTTTAGCTAACTTACCCGTTGCAATAACAACCACGAGTttgatgttttttatttataaagttaTTCAAAACAATAAGTTATTTTTAATCATACCATACAACATTGTaattagagaattggtcgtttCTTGTGAACCAATGAGCACAGAATTGTGCGAACTACACCTGATATTAAATGACTTTGTGATGTCAAATTTGTATGGTTGTAGGACTGAAATTGCCATATTGGCATTGTTCTATAATAATTtcacaattgaattgttaGTGGCTTTACCATTCATGAAACAAGTGTTTTTTTTGGCTTCGATTTCATATGTTATTGCTCTTGCAATTATAGTTTATCTTTTCATGTCTTATTGTCGCAGGAAAGTGTTCTGTTACAAATGATTCATTAGATGAGGTGTTCTGCAATGCAAAGAAAAGACTGTAACTTTGGTCTGTACAGTCTAAATGGGTCAATGGTTATTTGTGGAAATAGGATTTGAAAAGAATAGGAAATGGAtgaagttatttatttttaattttaaaatcaaattattattaaataaaattataaaaaatcgAAAGTCGAAAATTGTAatttgctttgcttttttgAAGGGCTGTGTTCAATTTAAACACGCTCCATTTTAGCGCTAAAGTGCAAAGCAGAAGATAGGCGCACAGCAGAGACGAAGCAAGCACCGGCGCATCGAATATGGAGATCAACAGTCCACCACCGTGTCCAAACACGGTGACGATCCGGCGTAACCCACACCGGAGGGCTAGGCCTCCTCCAACGCCAGCCACGGCAGCTCCGGAAATGCCTTCCGCGGATGTGGCCAAAGTACGGTATTTTCCAACCGAGGAGATTCTCTCCATGGACATCGCTAAAGCAGACCCTGTGTCAGAGAACCTCAGAGTTTTTCTGAGGATTCGGCCACTTCTGCACGGTGGCGTTGGGGGAGATCGGAATTCAAAGCCGAGATTCAAAAACGTTTGGCCCCAAAACCCCGCAAAGAGGAAATCGGCGATTGGACGAGCGTTGCAGAGCAAGAAGAACAAAGATGCGGAGGTCTGTGTTAGGGTCAATAATCCACAGTCTGTGACGCTATCACCACCGCTAGCGTTGCAAGAGAGTAACCGGATAAAGACGGAGGTTTATGACGGCTTTTCCCACGTCTTCTCCCCTGATTCCTCTCAGGTCTTCTTTATTCCCTTTATAGACTTCAATTCTcctttatgttttgtttggttacaGAGAAAGTGCTGTAAAACTCAATTGGAAGTTCTATTTCATTTTCggttgtttttcttcttctttctattATCAcaatttatctattttttttgtttctttttgtcgaatttgtgtttttgttgatAGGAGGAGGTGTATGAGAAGATGGTAAGGCCATTGGTGGATGATTTTCTGAGGGGCAAAAGTGGGATGCTTGCTGCATTGGGGCCTAGTGGCTCTGGAAAGACTCATACGGTTTTTGGGTGCCCCAGGCAGCCCGGTATGGTGCCCCTTGCTCTTCAACACATTTTCAGGCAGACTCGAGGAAGTAATTCTGAGTCTATGAGGTATTAGGCAGTATCAAATCAATGAGAGATTCTAGTATGAATTATTACTCGatttattttgtatgacaTCTTCATTCTTTCACAGATCATTTTTCATATCAATTTTTGAGATAAGCTCTGAAAGGGGGAAAGGAGAGAGATTATTTGATTTATCTCCTAATGGAGGTGATTTATGCATGCAGCAATTAACACTAAAAGGCCTACAAGAGGTTGAGTactcttttgagtttttttatattatgtgGTTGGATATTAAAAATAACTAGCACCTACTCTATTTTTGTACACAGATAGCCATTTCTGATGCTAGACAGGCAGAGTCCATAATTGCTCAGGCAATGCTAAAGCGTGCAACTGGTATGACAAATGCAAATAGCCAATCAAGGTGTGGCAGTGCTTCAGCTTATAAAATTCTTTACATTAACTGGAGTTTCCATGTTATTAATGACTTTAAGTATTCTatattttggctatttttctACATGGTTTCTTACATTTGATAATTAATTCTTTACAATCATACAAAGTATTATGgcaactttttctttatatgctTCTAGCCGGTCGCAGTGTATTATTAACATCCGTGGTGTTGCTGACAAGTCTAATGGAGAGGGTAATGATCAAGCAAGTGATGGTGTCCTTAGTATTGTTGACCTTGCTGGagctgaaagagaaaaaagaactgGGAATCAGGTTTCACTCATGTGACTGAATTATTCTCACTGAACTAGCTGTTTGGTTGATGGTGAAATTTataggttttctttttctttttttaattttcagggAGTAAGATTGCTTGAAAGTAATTTCATCAACAACACATCAATGGTCTTTGGCTTGTGCTTGAGAGTATGTAGCCTTAAGTTTGTTTTCTATACCTCATTCTTCATGTGCACTTGATCATAACCAGTTTACCAGTTTGCTTGGATGATTATTGCCTTCTTATTTTTGATGACTTATAAGGCACTTATTGTTTTCCTAGcgctctctatttataatcTGTGTGTGTCTATAGTCGTTTtccctttcattttttgtggttttagTCTTTATTGGAGCATCAGAAGAACCCTAAGAAGCCTTTGCAGAAGCACTTCCAGAACTCTTTGGTAATATTTTCCTTTACTGATTTACTCTTGTCACTAGTCCTTTACTTGGCTATagcttatttatacatatacacataaGTACATATCTGATATGGGCTACTGAGACACATTTCGCCATTGTGCATCTTAGTTGTCCATATCTGATCTAATGACCGAAACAAGTTTTTGTTAAGGACCTTATTTAAAGGCTTTGTTGGAGGCAACTATAAGTACATAGTTCTCTCTTAAGCATTTTGAATGGGATCTTGTTTGTAAGTTAGATCAGATATTCCAATTGGCACTGAAATATTGCTATCTTTGGAGGTCTTTTGATAACTCGAGTCCAGTTGCTTAGGATCAAATGTTATGAATGTGACTTTTATCTTTGGACAGTTGACCAAGTACCTGCGAGAGTATTTGGAAGGCAAGAAGAGGATGGCATTGGTATGCTGTCTTATTTAACTGGCTAAATAAGTTTGTTCATAAATTTTTGATGAGTAAGAATATTGAAAACAAGTGTTCATTTTTTTGTAGTTCTGCTGTGTTTCAAATTATCTCACATGCTTTAATTGTTAAATTTGCAGATATTAACAGTGAAATCAGGAGAAGAAGATTATCGTGATACATCTTACGTGCTAAGACAAGCCTCGCCTTATATGGAAATCAAGTAAATTCCCCCCCTCCCCAAACCCACAAGAAActcattatttatatttttttgggtatcaGCTGTTactgttttttgtattatgtatTCAGGTACAATAATGTTGAAGAACCATCAAATATCTCATACAACAAAAGGCATGTCCAAGCTTTGTCTAGAAGTGAGCGGCACAAGAGAATGAAAGTTACTGGATCCGATGCCTGCTTGGTATGCCTTTTTTGGTTAAATTATACTTTCACTTCTTAATATCATTTAATATTTACTTTGTGTCCCAATTTGATTGGTGGCTTTAGATGTTATTTTGACATTATGCTTCTTTGAAGGGTAAATGTAAAATCatttcactttcattttttcccTGCAACTATGGCTTTCTTGAAACTTTGCTTGACTGCATCATTGTAAATAGAACACTAGATGCCTCTTGATTGAAATGATACCTTAAGGGGGttagaatttattttttgacttGGTTTCTGGTCTGTATATGAATTTATGCGTGCACATGTTGAAGcttaattttatgttttacattgggttttgaaaacaaattatttCAGCTTAGATTTGGTTTTGTAAATTGATTATtacatttggtttttttgtttatgaaaTATTCTTTGCATCTATGCTTAAGCTTAATAGTTTGAATAAGAAATAACCACTATGACATCGATTATGGTTCCCAATTGTCTGTATTACAAttgaatgtatttaaagacaaGCCTAACCTGAATAAGATGTTAATTTTTGGTACTAACATTGATTGCTTTTTTCCTGGTCATCTATCCTACTGGATTTCGTATTGTGTACATTTTATTGACTAAGCTGAAACTTACTTAGAGTAATTTTATAAAGTATTTTGGCCCAAGTAtacatttttccttttggtttgatttcagattgatgaaggaaaaagcaTTGAAGCTGAAAATGGACTTTGTGAGGAAGGTTCTCTCAAAAGCAGTGGTAAGTTATATGggttttattcttttcttttctcattcCAACTGCTTGGATCCCTTAtctaattttcttattttctattGAGAATATGTGACacgcatatatatttttttaagaggAGCCAGGAATCTGCAAAGTGGACATGAGTGGTTGTGCACCTTCAAAATCAGGTTGTGCAGACTctggagaaggagagagaaaccaTCAGATAATGCAGAGTTTTGCTAAAGCTttatggaatgttttgaagCAGTATAAAGAAAAACTCAAGGTAATCCAGAGTCTAAAGATTTTCGGAAgtgatttgtttcttttgataCATATTTCTGCAATTAATTAACTAGCTCAATCTACTCATcaattttggccaaaaaaaatctACTCATCAACTCTGGTTATACTTTATAAGCAGGTGGCAGATAACGAAATCCAGCATCTCAGAGAAAGCCTTGTGACAGAAAGTACAAGATATATTGAGCTTAAAAAGGAGCTCAATGATATCAAGTCCTCCTGTGCATGTTCCCACAGAAAATCAGTTGAGGTCAGCGTAGTtgaattggatatgaatttTCACGAGAGAGTACCACTGCAAATCAATGTTGAAGAGGTTtgacatattttttcttgctcAACTGTCAATTTCCTCTTAGAGTTTGTGTACTTTTAAAACTTCTGTTCTATTCAGACTGCCTACTTAAGGGAATACACTCCAACAAAGGATCAAAATTTTATCTCTCAGGTGCAGATATTAAGCCCACAACTCCTTTTTTCCCTTCCTGATACAATGTTTGGCCTTGGGCATTTTCCAACATTTATTTCATTGTGAAAACCATGTTAAGTTCATTGTTTACCTTTTTAAGATGAAATGTTGAAAACCTGTGGACCTTCATTTCAAGCAAAATAAATTGCCTTTGGACTGAGTGGTATACCTTTCCTCATATATTAGGTGAAAGGTTTGGATGTTTGTGAGGTCGGTGCTTCATGTCTTGAACTTGAAAACCCAAATGAGCTGGATCATCAGGTACGAGTTATCAGGAAAGAAGATTTTGTTCTTAAAATCTACAGTAATTTATGTTTTAGATGAATTGGAATTTAACATAGCTGTTACCTGGTATATAAAGCAGACATGTGAGAGCCTTTCTGGCAGTGGAAATAGTGCTGAGGATTTGTGTGAGTCTAAATGTGTCAGAATGGAGGATAGTTATTCGAGTGCAAATGTAGCAGGTTAGATTTGAAGAGTTTAAGATTTTACCTTTGCATTTCATGTTGTAACTGTAGCTTGTTCTATGATTGGGATATAATCTGGACATTTGGGTACCTACAATTCTCAGATGCTGCTGGTCTTAGAGATACAGGAATATACATCATGTTGAATTGATCAAATTGGAGATTGTTCTGGGGTTCTATTTGTCACTTTGGACTGGAAATGATTTAGTGGT
This window encodes:
- the LOC18792023 gene encoding receptor protein kinase CLAVATA1 encodes the protein MVSSSCCQILTICFMIFLLCSACGGYSDLHALLKLKSAMIGPKGSGLEDWNTSSLSPSSHCSFSGVSCDRDFRVVALNVSNQPLLGTLPPEIGLLNKLVNLTIAGDNITGRLPMQMANLTALRHLNISNNVFRGRFPGNITLQMTELQVLDAYNNNFTGTLPLEIVNLKNLKHLQLGGNYFTGNIPETYSEMQSLEHFGLNGNWLTGKFPASLARLKNLKEMYVGYFNSYDGGIPPELGSLSSLQVLDMASCNLSGTIPTNLSLLKNLNSLFLQVNRLSGGIPPELSGLVSLMSLDLSINDLTGEIPQSFSELKNITLINLYKNNLYGPIPRFVGDFPHLEVLQVWENNFTFELPENLGRNGRLKDLDITGNHITGLIPRDLCKGGQLKTAILMDNHFFGPIPEELGRCKSLVKIRMMKNTLTGTIPAGIFSLPNVSMIELNDNYLSGQLPEQMSGGLLGILTLSRNRISGKIPPAIGNLKSLQTLSLEMNRFSGEIPTEIFDLKSLSKINISANNLSSEIPASISQCSSLALADLSRNNLIGEIPRDIYKLRVLSILNLSSNQLTGEIPNEIRNMTSLTTLDLSDNNFIGKIPTGGQFMVFNDTSFAGNPYLCSPQRHVQCPSFPHHKAFGSSRIALVVIGLATVLLFLFITVYRMRRREMHKSRAWRLTAFQRLDFKAEDVLECLKEENIIGKGGAGIVYRGSMPDGVDVAIKRLVGRGTGRNCNDHGFSAEIKTLGRIRHRNIVRLLGYVSNKDTNLLLYEYMPNGSLGELLHGSKGGHLQWERRYRIAVEAAKGLCYLHHDCSPLIIHRDVKSNNILLDSDLEAHVADFGLAKFLQDAGASECMSSIAGSYGYIAPEYAYTLKVDEKSDVYSFGVVLLELIAGRKPVGEFGDGVDIVRWVRKTTSELSQPSDAASVLAVVDARLCGYPLAGVIHLFKIAMMCVEDESSARPTMREVVHMLTNPPRSAPSLLNL